A genome region from Pygocentrus nattereri isolate fPygNat1 chromosome 10, fPygNat1.pri, whole genome shotgun sequence includes the following:
- the LOC108430620 gene encoding putative transmembrane protein INAFM2: protein MRERDFAPGADRGKPATYTGDKKAKMAAKTNKKWVRLATVFAYVLSVSLAAIILAVYYSLIWKPTAASTSPPSDGKPGTTAPPNATTDADMGNGNSTSPWTPMGNSTSPWTPLGNSTSANDDGNGSGNLNATGSDAARVRERWSARSTLVHDATNSNSSSSRSGGSQDGAALENRGEE, encoded by the coding sequence ATGCGCGAGAGGGACTTCGCGCCGGGCGCTGACCGGGGCAAGCCGGCCACCTACACGGGGGACAAGAAAGCCAAGATGGCCGCGAAGACCAACAAGAAGTGGGTGAGGTTGGCCACCGTCTTCGCCTACGTGCTCTCCGTGTCGCTGGCCGCCATCATCCTGGCCGTCTATTACAGCCTCATCTGGAAGCCCACGGCCGCCTCAACCTCGCCGCCGTCGGACGGGAAGCCGGGCACCACCGCTCCCCCTAACGCCACCACGGACGCGGATATGGGCAACGGCAACAGCACGAGCCCCTGGACGCCCATGGGCAACAGCACGAGCCCCTGGACGCCCTTGGGCAACAGCACGAGCGCGAACGACGACGGCAACGGGAGCGGGAACCTGAACGCGACTGGCTCGGATGCTGCGCGAGTCCGTGAGCGCTGGAGCGCGCGCTCGACGCTCGTTCACGATGCcacaaacagcaacagcagcagcagcaggagcggAGGCTCGCAGGACGGAGCAGCGCTCGAGAATAGAGGAGAGGAGTGA